A stretch of the Vulcanisaeta souniana JCM 11219 genome encodes the following:
- a CDS encoding DNA-directed RNA polymerase subunit H: protein MSAGGRRRKSEERFKRVLEHEYMPRAEIVPKEEVKEILKQLNARMFQLPWIRSSDPLVRAIGARPGNVIRIIRRSDTAGEFVTYRFVVPG from the coding sequence GTGAGTGCTGGAGGTAGGAGGAGGAAGTCGGAAGAACGTTTTAAGAGGGTTCTTGAGCATGAGTATATGCCCAGGGCCGAGATCGTGCCCAAGGAGGAGGTTAAGGAAATACTTAAGCAGTTGAATGCTAGGATGTTCCAACTGCCCTGGATTAGATCCAGTGATCCATTGGTCAGGGCAATCGGCGCCAGGCCAGGCAATGTTATTAGGATAATTAGGAGGTCAGACACGGCCGGTGAGTTCGTCACATACAGGTTCGTAGTACCTGGATGA